A stretch of the Fretibacterium sp. OH1220_COT-178 genome encodes the following:
- a CDS encoding ABC transporter ATP-binding protein → MSVFVSITKLEKHFGPFGALNGVDAVFPAGSFTAVLGPSGCGKTTLLRLLAGFEKPTSGTVLFDGRVVSSAAFRLPPESRGVGMVFQSFALWPHMTVAEHVLFALKHRGRRSDRDEAMRILRTMGLDALADRHPAHLSGGQRQRVSLARAVAGDPGILLMDEPLSALDAELRIEMRQEIASLHRKHGATFVYVTHDQEEAMALADRVVVMNGGRIEQVGTPAEVYTTPTSPFVARFVSKANLIRGRWEDRLFYPEGAEGGASWAWMGQGSAAVWRDEGVYPIRPERVSLSEDGRGLPAEVEDVQYQGRELHCTLRFGETILRAYRPSDSPVASGVRVWVNPA, encoded by the coding sequence ATGAGCGTTTTCGTCTCCATCACGAAGCTGGAGAAGCATTTCGGACCCTTCGGAGCCCTGAACGGCGTCGATGCGGTCTTTCCGGCGGGGAGCTTCACCGCCGTATTGGGCCCCTCGGGCTGCGGCAAGACGACGCTGCTGCGCCTGCTGGCGGGCTTCGAAAAACCGACTTCGGGCACGGTGCTCTTCGACGGCAGGGTGGTCTCGTCGGCGGCTTTCCGGCTGCCGCCCGAGTCCCGCGGGGTCGGGATGGTCTTTCAGTCCTTCGCCCTGTGGCCCCACATGACGGTGGCGGAGCACGTCCTCTTCGCCCTGAAGCACCGGGGGCGGAGGAGCGACCGGGACGAGGCCATGAGGATCCTCCGGACCATGGGGCTCGACGCCCTGGCGGACCGGCACCCGGCCCATCTCTCCGGAGGACAGCGCCAGCGCGTGTCCCTCGCCCGGGCCGTCGCCGGAGACCCCGGCATCCTGCTGATGGACGAGCCGCTCTCGGCCCTGGACGCGGAGCTTCGGATCGAGATGCGTCAGGAGATCGCCTCTCTGCACCGAAAGCACGGCGCGACCTTTGTCTACGTCACCCACGATCAGGAGGAGGCCATGGCCCTGGCCGACAGGGTCGTGGTGATGAACGGCGGGAGGATCGAGCAGGTCGGGACCCCCGCGGAGGTCTATACGACGCCGACGTCGCCCTTCGTGGCCCGGTTTGTCTCGAAGGCCAACCTGATTCGGGGGCGCTGGGAGGACCGGCTTTTCTACCCCGAAGGGGCCGAGGGCGGGGCCTCCTGGGCCTGGATGGGGCAGGGGAGCGCCGCCGTGTGGCGGGACGAGGGCGTCTATCCCATCCGTCCGGAGCGGGTCTCGTTGTCCGAGGACGGCAGGGGGCTGCCCGCGGAGGTCGAGGACGTCCAGTATCAGGGGCGCGAGCTGCACTGCA
- a CDS encoding ABC transporter permease — MGPRRFIGGWNAVFLVAVFFFFVLPFLRLALLSLWVDGRLSPGLYAELLASARVRSGILNTVGIVGASTLLASALGLLQAWLIAHTDIRGKRLLEGLFVMPFVIPSYITSLAWARFTGPGGFLAQITGWNVPSAYSWWGIVAVMGICHAPLAFLFCLNALRKVPREAEWAARCSGAGPWRTFWAATVPCALPGIVGGAMTVVLAGLDNFGIPAFLGARRNINVLSTLIYQEVVGFGPSAFGRAAALSVVLGGIALLSCAVLWRLLRGGGVLESVTADRQPRCELGRLRPWVEGALWGFVAVTSLLPLLSMLAASLLKAWGLPLEAANLSLQNFAFLLGSPKALGALGNSFRLALFTGGSALVIGSYVAWGRVRRPGLTFRFAEAAFSLPFVLPGTVFALAMILAWMEPLPGWRPGIYGTGTLLAIAYVVRFSVLQLRASASALQQVDRSVEEAAWVCGAGRWACWRRVIVPLISSGLLAGFFMTTAHALTELTVSSVLGALGAETVGMVVLNFEQAGDVTLSCAFSVLVLGLLAILLLAGLALRRWVNRYERQGDAL, encoded by the coding sequence TTGGGGCCGCGGCGTTTCATCGGGGGATGGAACGCCGTTTTTCTGGTGGCCGTCTTCTTTTTCTTCGTGCTGCCCTTCTTGCGCCTTGCCCTGCTGAGCCTGTGGGTCGACGGGCGGCTCAGCCCGGGCCTCTACGCGGAGCTCCTGGCCTCGGCCCGGGTGCGCTCGGGCATCCTCAACACCGTCGGCATCGTGGGGGCCTCGACGTTGCTGGCCTCGGCCCTCGGACTCCTCCAGGCCTGGCTCATCGCCCACACCGACATCCGAGGCAAGAGGCTTCTGGAGGGGCTTTTCGTCATGCCCTTCGTCATCCCGTCCTATATCACCTCCCTGGCCTGGGCGCGCTTCACCGGCCCCGGCGGCTTCCTGGCCCAGATCACGGGCTGGAACGTGCCCTCGGCCTACAGCTGGTGGGGGATCGTCGCGGTGATGGGGATCTGCCACGCTCCCCTGGCCTTTTTGTTCTGCCTCAACGCGCTGCGTAAGGTCCCGCGCGAGGCCGAATGGGCGGCCCGCTGCTCCGGAGCCGGTCCGTGGAGGACCTTCTGGGCGGCCACCGTTCCCTGTGCCCTGCCCGGCATCGTGGGCGGGGCCATGACCGTGGTCCTCGCGGGGCTCGACAACTTCGGGATCCCCGCCTTTCTGGGGGCACGGAGGAACATCAACGTCCTCAGCACCCTTATCTATCAGGAGGTCGTCGGCTTCGGCCCCTCGGCCTTCGGCCGCGCCGCGGCCCTCTCCGTGGTGCTGGGCGGGATCGCCCTCCTGAGCTGTGCCGTCCTGTGGCGTCTTCTGCGCGGTGGCGGAGTCCTGGAGAGCGTCACGGCCGACAGGCAGCCCCGCTGCGAGCTTGGCCGTCTCCGTCCGTGGGTCGAGGGGGCCCTCTGGGGGTTCGTCGCCGTCACCTCGCTGCTGCCGCTCCTCTCCATGCTGGCGGCGTCCCTGCTGAAAGCCTGGGGGCTGCCCCTCGAGGCGGCGAACCTCTCCCTGCAGAATTTCGCCTTTCTCCTCGGCAGCCCGAAGGCCCTCGGGGCCCTGGGGAACAGTTTTCGGCTGGCCCTGTTCACCGGGGGGAGCGCGCTCGTCATCGGTTCCTACGTCGCGTGGGGCAGGGTGCGGCGTCCGGGGCTCACGTTCCGGTTCGCCGAGGCCGCCTTTTCGCTGCCCTTCGTCCTGCCCGGAACCGTCTTCGCCCTCGCCATGATCCTGGCCTGGATGGAGCCTTTGCCGGGCTGGCGCCCCGGGATCTACGGCACGGGCACCCTTCTGGCCATCGCCTACGTCGTGCGTTTCAGCGTCCTGCAGCTCCGCGCCAGCGCCAGCGCGCTGCAGCAGGTGGACCGGTCCGTGGAGGAGGCCGCCTGGGTGTGCGGGGCGGGCCGTTGGGCCTGCTGGCGACGGGTTATCGTCCCCCTGATCTCCTCCGGGCTCCTTGCCGGCTTCTTCATGACGACGGCCCATGCGCTGACGGAGCTCACCGTCTCCTCGGTCCTCGGGGCCCTGGGGGCCGAGACGGTGGGCATGGTGGTCCTGAACTTCGAGCAGGCGGGGGACGTCACGCTCTCCTGCGCCTTTTCGGTCCTCGTCCTCGGGCTGCTCGCCATCCTCCTTCTCGCCGGACTGGCGCTGCGCCGGTGGGTCAATCGATACGAAAGGCAGGGCGACGCCCTATGA
- a CDS encoding ABC transporter substrate-binding protein codes for MGRSFAKLAALLMGTLFCVVPAQAAPLFLYTSQPDQDVRVLLEAFGKLHPEVEVRVFRSGTEEVLSKVLAERMTGEVQADVLLLADAISFERLKAEGVLEPYRSPEAEGLPDAFRDPDGAYCGTKMLATVLVFNTAAGGTVEPSWRALLAAENADRAIMASPLYSGAAAYQLGVLTRSEGFGWSFYEALKRNGVAVGKGNGSIITAVAGGERFFGPVVDYMARRAKAKGSPVDYVYPEEGSPIITEPVGIVAKDGPRDDARRFVDFVLSERGQALFSEMGYVPVRKGVPVPEGLHGIDRVRILSADVAVLTGEREHDKSRFSELFGH; via the coding sequence ATGGGACGATCGTTCGCAAAACTCGCTGCGCTGCTGATGGGGACGCTTTTTTGCGTCGTGCCGGCTCAGGCGGCGCCGCTTTTTCTCTACACCTCTCAGCCCGACCAGGACGTCCGGGTCCTGCTCGAGGCCTTCGGGAAGCTGCATCCGGAGGTCGAGGTCCGCGTGTTCCGGTCGGGCACGGAGGAGGTCCTCAGCAAGGTTCTGGCGGAGCGGATGACCGGCGAGGTGCAGGCCGACGTCCTGCTGCTCGCCGATGCCATCTCGTTCGAACGCCTGAAGGCCGAGGGCGTCCTCGAGCCCTACCGCTCCCCCGAGGCCGAGGGGCTGCCCGATGCCTTCAGGGACCCCGACGGGGCCTACTGCGGGACGAAGATGCTCGCCACCGTCCTGGTCTTCAACACGGCGGCGGGCGGAACGGTCGAACCCTCCTGGAGGGCGCTCCTCGCGGCGGAGAACGCCGACAGGGCCATCATGGCCAGCCCGCTCTACTCGGGGGCGGCGGCCTATCAGCTGGGCGTCCTGACCCGGTCGGAAGGCTTCGGCTGGAGCTTCTACGAGGCCCTGAAGCGGAACGGCGTCGCGGTGGGCAAGGGCAACGGGAGCATCATCACCGCGGTGGCGGGCGGGGAGAGGTTCTTCGGCCCCGTCGTCGACTACATGGCGCGCCGCGCCAAGGCCAAGGGCTCGCCGGTCGACTACGTCTATCCCGAGGAGGGGTCCCCCATCATCACGGAGCCGGTCGGCATCGTCGCCAAGGACGGGCCCCGGGACGATGCGAGGCGCTTTGTGGACTTCGTCCTGTCCGAGAGGGGGCAGGCGCTGTTCTCCGAGATGGGCTACGTGCCCGTGCGAAAGGGGGTCCCCGTCCCCGAAGGGCTGCATGGGATCGACCGGGTGAGGATTTTGAGTGCGGACGTCGCCGTTCTGACGGGGGAGCGCGAACATGACAAAAGCCGGTTCTCGGAGCTTTTCGGACACTGA